The nucleotide sequence CTTCCTGGGCGCTTATCTGGGCGGCTTGGCGATTACCCGGTTCGGCGATTTCAGTTGGATGTGGTACGCCGACATGGCGCTGGCCGCGCTGGCCGCCGTCGTGAATCTGCCGATTCGGGAAGCGCCCGTCGTCAGAGCCGTGGCGGCTGCGTGAGCACCATCTTGAGCGCCTTGGCGTAAGGAGCACCAGCAATGAGCGAGTTGCGTCCCGAAATTTCGATTGCCTTACTTAACGAGCGTGGCGCCGAATATTTGCCCGGTTATCTAGGCATCAAGATCATCGCGCTGTCGGCCAATTCGCTGACCGGTCGAATGCCGGTGCAAAAGCTGCATTTCGCGCCGAACAATCTGAAGAGCAATCATGTGGGGACGATTGAGGAGGGCGCCATCGCGTGTGTGGCGAGCGCTCAACATTTGGGACGGAATACCCAGGTCTGGGATGCCATCGTGACCGATGAAGCAACGGGCCACAAGATCGCGCTGTTTCGCTGCACACAGATGATTTTGTGGCCGAAAAGCTAAAAAACCTCCCAGTTTTGACCGATTTTTTGAATCACCTGCTCCGTCAGTGTTTCGACGGCGAATCCAATCCGTACCACCTTGAGCCGAAACACTGTCGATCTCTGTTCGGGGTGTAAGCTTGAAAAGGCTACTTTCG is from Candidatus Competibacteraceae bacterium and encodes:
- a CDS encoding PaaI family thioesterase; this translates as MSELRPEISIALLNERGAEYLPGYLGIKIIALSANSLTGRMPVQKLHFAPNNLKSNHVGTIEEGAIACVASAQHLGRNTQVWDAIVTDEATGHKIALFRCTQMILWPKS